A region of the Stieleria neptunia genome:
CCGGTCGTCGGGTTGCCCGCTGCGCTCGATGGCTATCGGATCGCGCACTTGAGTGACATTCATCTGACCGGCGAAATCCATGCCAGCTACATTCGCTTTGCGATCGAACAGGCGACGCGGTTCCGGCCGGACTTGATCGCTCTGACCGGGGATATCATCGACACCCAGCCATGCATCGATTGGTTGGTCGAGATCTTTTCACCGGCAGAAGCCGTCGACGGTTGCTTTTTTATTCTGGGCAATCACGACACACGCGTGGTCGATTCATGGGAGACACGCAATGCGATGGACCGTGCCGGATGGATCGATCTGGGCAGTCAAACGATGCGGCGCAACCTTCGCGGGGTGACCTGTCGCGTGATCGGCAACGAATATCCCTGGTTCGAGCGGCCGACGCTTGAGCCTTGTGACGCGCAGTTTCGATTGCTGCTCAGCCATAGTCCGGACCAGTTCACGTGGGCGCGACGCAACGGGATTGAATTGATGTTGGCCGGGCACACGCATGGCGGACAAGGGCGGCTGCCGCTTGCCGGTCCGATCCTCAGTCCCAGTTATCACGGCAGTCGTTATGCGTCTGGAGATTTCTATCGTGCGCCGACGACGTTGCACGTCACCCGAGGTCTGGGCGGGGTTCATTTGTGGCGGATCAATTGCCGCCCGGAACTCTCGCTTTTGACGTTACGATCGGTCTAAAACCCCAGCGATTTGAGTGTGGAAAACCTGTTTGTGTTTTTTTCCTGAGAAATGGGTGAAGGACCGTTGACGTGGCCGCGTCTGGCCGCCACAATCCCCGCCCACGTCAGACGCAACGCCGCTTTGAAAGGCTAGCAAAAGACGTGCAACTGATCATTGACAATTTGGTGGTGAAACTTCTGTTGAGTTCAGCATTTGCGAGATCGCTTTGCTGGGAAGCTGGATGCCCTTCGGGGTGTTTTTCCCGGCAGCAAAATGGCGAATCGCTGGGTCGTTAACCGAACGGCCCGGAGCAGAATCAACTTTCGGTTTAACTTTGATTTTCCCGTGTGAGCCAAACTTGTTTGGCGAGCATGTGATGCAATACAAAATTGAAGGGTTTGATCCTGGCTCAGAATGAACGTTGGCGGCGTGGATTAGGCATGCAAGTCGTGCGAGAAGAGTTTTTTGCTTGCATTAAACTCGGACAGCGGCGAAAGGGAGAGTAACGTGTGGTTACATGCCCAGGGGTCCAGGATAGCGTCGGGAAACTGGCGGTAATACTGGATGATATCTTCGGATCAAAGGTGAGATTCCGCCCTTGGATTGGACCGCATACTATTAGCTTGTTGGTGAGGTAATGGCTCACCAAGGCAGCGATGGTTACCGGGTGTGAGAGCATGGCCCGGCTCACTGGGACTGAGACACTGCCCAGACACCTACGGGTGGCTGCAGTCGAGAATCTTCGGCAATGGACGAAAGTCTGACCGAGCGACGCCGCGTGCGGGATGAAGGCCCTCGGGTTGTAAACCGCTGTCAGTTGGAAGGAAGGGCCTGTGCAGAGCAGGTCTTGACCGATCTTCAGAGGAAGGACGGGCTAAGTTCGTGCCAGCAGCCGCGGTAAGACGAACCGTCCAAACGTTATTCGGTATCACTGGGCTTAAAGCGTGCGTAGGCGGCTTGGTAGGTGTGATGTGAAAGCCCACGGCTCAACCGTGGAATTGCGTCGCAAACCCTCAAGCTTGAGGAAGACAGGGGTGTTGGGAACTTATGGTGGAGCGGTGAAATGCGTTGATATCATAGGGAACACCGGTGGCGAAGGCGCAACACTGGGTCTTTACTGACGCTGAGGCACGAAAGCTAGGGTAGCGAACGGGATTAGATACCCCGGTAGTCCTAGCCGTAAACGATGAACACTGGGTTGAGGGGACTTCCACATCCTCTCGGCCGTAGCGAAAGCGTTAAGTGTTCCGCCTGGGGAGTATGGTCGCAAGGCTGAAACTCAAAGGAATTGACGGGGGCTCACACAAGCGGTGGAGGATGTGGCTTAATTCGAGGATACGCGAAGAACCTTATCCTAGATTTGACATGCTTGAGAGTCTCTATGAAAGTAGAGAGTGCCCTTCGGGGAGCTCTTGCACAGGTGCTGCATGGCTGTCGTCAGCTCGTGTCGTGAGATGTCGGGTTAAGTCCCTTAACGAGCGAAACCCTTATCTCTAGTTGCCAGCGGGTCAAGCCGGGGACTCTAGAGAGACTGCCGGTGTCAAACCGGAGGAAGGTGGGGATGACGTCAAGTCCTCATGGCCTTTATGTCTAGGGCTGCACACGTCCTACAATGGTACGGACAAATGGACGCTAAGCCGCGAGGTGGAGCAAATCCCAAAAACCGTGCCTCAGTTCGGATTGCAGGCTGCAACTCGCCTGCATGAAGCCGGAATCGCTAGTAATCGTAGGTCAGCATACTACGGTGAATGTGTTCCTGAGCCTTGTACACACCGCCCGTCAAGCCACGAAAGTTGGGAGGGCCCGAAGTCGCTGAGCGAACAGTTTACTGACGCAGGCGCCGAAGGTCAGCTCGACGATTGGGACTAAGTCGTAACAAGGTAGCCGTAGGGGAACCTGCGGCTGGATCACCTCCTTTCTAAGGATTCTTAGAAATAGGTTTTCACTGGTGACAGTGGGAATCGAATCCGTGGAAGTGATCTCGCGAAGAGAACTCAACAGGGAAGCTTGCTTCCATTTCACCACCAAAAAATCACGAAGACCCGCTTCGGACTGTCGCCAGCCGAAGCGGGTTTTTTCGTGCGCGCTGCGGGAGTTGGGAGTTGGGAGTGGGCAGTGGGCAGTGGGCAGTGGGCCCGCGTTGGTTGCGGGGCGGGTGGGGAAATAGGACCAAGAGGACCTAGGGGACGCATAGGTCCTATCTGTCCCATTGGTCCTATTTCCAATGCGCGGGGACAGACCCCGGGTGCCTGGGGACAGACCCCGGGGTGCCTGGGGACAGACCCCGGGGTGCCTGGGGACAGACCCCGGATGTCTGGGGACAGGCCCCGGGGTCGCGGGGACAGGTCCGCGTGGGGACAGACCCCGCATCGCTTGCCTGGGGACAGACCCCGAACCGCCTGGGGCAGACCCCGAACCGCCTTTTCCATTGGTCCTGTTTTTTCAATGCCCGCCCGGGGGCAGGCCCCGGGTGTCTGTGTGCTGATTGGCGAGGCCTGCAATGATCGCGAGGTGTTGGGGAATGGGACCAAGAGGACCTAGGGGGCGCATAGGTCCTATTTGTCCCATTGGTCCTATTCTTCAGCGCCCGGGGGCAGACCCCAAATCCCCTTCAGCGCTTGCCTGGGGCAGACCCTGAACCGCCTGGGGGGACAGACCCCGGGGCGGCTGTTGAAGTGCGGATTGTGAAATTTAGGCAAAGGTTCTGGCGCATCACGGTGTGAAAGCAAGCAAGTCGATATATTGTGCAGGGGGGCGGCCTGCCCCTCCCCGCGAAGGTTCGCAACTTCTATTTCAACGAGGATTTCATGAACACTTTGAGGAAGTTACCCGCCGCACTCGCAGCCTATTGCCTTGCGGCCGCAATTCATGCCGCCCCGGCACTTGCTCAGACTGTCCCCTTCCATGCAGAAGGTTTTGGCACCTACAGCCCAGCAGAAGGAACCTACGACGCGCCAGGTGTGGGAACGCTGCTGGGGCGCTACGACAATTTCGGAGGCGTTGAAGTGACTCCGACGGATGACCCATTCGTTTTCAGGTTCGAATCCAGCGGGACCAATCTGGGGATTTCCGGTGGAGATGTATTGGAAACAGCATTCCAGGACGGAACGCTCACCGTGACTCCGGTTGAAGGAGAAGAGGGGCTGTTTACAGCCGTTTGGAAAGCGGACGTGGTGGTTATTGGCGGGGCGGGGGTTTACGCCGATGTTGAGTCGCACCGAAAGCCTTTGACGATCGTCGCAATCAACGAGCCCTTCAGTTTCAGCGATGCGGAATGGAAATTCAATTGGACGTTGACTGGCAAGGTCGACCTCGGCGGACCAAACAAGCTTGTCAGTCGTCCGCTAAAGATAAAAGGTGCGGGAGGTGTTTCGGAACTGCCATCCGTTGATACACCGTGGGGAGTCCAGGGAAATGCCAGCGGGCTAGGTCGATACACCAGTCCGCCCATCGATTCTGCTGAGGCCAATCTCGTCTCAGTGGATTCCGATCCGCGGTTCTCGCCTCTCGATGGACGCGTTCCATTTAGCGGAACGTCCACTTTCATTGCCGCAGACGGTTCAGAACTCTCCCTCGATTTCGAAGGCTTTATTTCAATTCTGCCCAACGGGGAGTTGCGCTGGGTCGCCGACTTCAGCCCGGCTGTTGAGAAGTGCAACGGGCGATTCAGTGACGTGGAAGGTGGGAGCGTCGTGATGCTTGCCTCTTCGCCGCCGCTCGCGCCGGGGGGAATCCCCTTTTCATGGTTCGGTGACGGTCACCTGGTCATTTCAAAGTGATGGTGGTCGCGCGGTGTGTCAGGTGTGTCCCCTGAGTCGCCTTGGTTCGATTTCCCCTTGCATCGGCTATGCCACTGGCATCGCCGCGGGGCTTCGCCCCGCGTGTGGTTGCCCCCTGGTGGGACCAGCCGTCAGGCTGGGTAGATTCACCGAAATGTGTGGCAGGTCATTGGTGGTTTACGCGGTTTAGGTTGACTTGGCAGGTGCTGTTCCTGCATGAAACACGGGTGTTTTCGCTGTGAAGAACGTGTTTGCTTTTTTTCTCTCAAAACGGTCCATGAGCCGTTGACGTGGCCGCGTCTGGCCGCCACAATCCCCGCCCACGTCAGACGCAACGCCGCTTTGAAAGGCTAGCAAAAGACGTGCAACTGATCATTGACAATTTGGTGGTGAAACTTCTGTTGAGTTCAGCATTTGCGAGATCGCTTTGCTGGGAAGCTGGATGCCCTTCGGGGTGTTTTTCCCGGCAGCAAAATGGCGAATCGCTGGGTCGTTAACCGAACGGCCCGGAGCAGAATCAACTTTCGGTTTAACTTTGATTTTCCCGTGTGAGCCAAACTTGTTTGGCGAGCATGTGATGCAATACAAAATTGAAGGGTTTGATCCTGGCTCAGAATGAACGTTGGCGGCGTGGATTAGGCATGCAAGTCGTGCGAGAAGAGTTTTTTGCTTGCATTAAACTCGGACAGCGGCGAAAGGGAGAGTAACGTGTGGTTACATGCCCAGGGGTCCAGGATAGCGTCGGGAAACTGGCGGTAATACTGGATGATATCTTCGGATCAAAGGTGAGATTCCGCCCTTGGATTGGACCGCATACTATTAGCTTGTTGGTGAGGTAATGGCTCACCAAGGCAGCGATGGTTACCGGGTGTGAGAGCATGGCCCGGCTCACTGGGACTGAGACACTGCCCAGACACCTACGGGTGGCTGCAGTCGAGAATCTTCGGCAATGGACGAAAGTCTGACCGAGCGACGCCGCGTGCGGGATGAAGGCCCTCGGGTTGTAAACCGCTGTCAGTTGGAAGGAAGGGCCTGTGCAGAGCAGGTCTTGACCGATCTTCAGAGGAAGGACGGGCTAAGTTCGTGCCAGCAGCCGCGGTAAGACGAACCGTCCAAACGTTATTCGGTATCACTGGGCTTAAAGCGTGCGTAGGCGGCTTGGTAGGTGTGATGTGAAAGCCCACGGCTCAACCGTGGAATTGCGTCGCAAACCCTCAAGCTTGAGGAAGACAGGGGTGTTGGGAACTTATGGTGGAGCGGTGAAATGCGTTGATATCATAGGGAACACCGGTGGCGAAGGCGCAACACTGGGTCTTTACTGACGCTGAGGCACGAAAGCTAGGGTAGCGAACGGGATTAGATACCCCGGTAGTCCTAGCCGTAAACGATGAACACTGGGTTGAGGGGACTTCCACATCCTCTCGGCCGTAGCGAAAGCGTTAAGTGTTCCGCCTGGGGAGTATGGTCGCAAGGCTGAAACTCAAAGGAATTGACGGGGGCTCACACAAGCGGTGGAGGATGTGGCTTAATTCGAGGATACGCGAAGAACCTTATCCTAGATTTGACATGCTTGAGAGTCTCTATGAAAGTAGAGAGTGCCCTTCGGGGAGCTCTTGCACAGGTGCTGCATGGCTGTCGTCAGCTCGTGTCGTGAGATGTCGGGTTAAGTCCCTTAACGAGCGAAACCCTTATCTCTAGTTGCCAGCGGGTAATGCCGGGGACTCTAGAGAGACTGCCGGTGTCAAACCGGAGGAAGGTGGGGATGACGTCAAGTCCTCATGGCCTTTATGTCTAGGGCTGCACACGTCCTACAATGGTACGGACAAATGGACGCTAAGCCGCGAGGTGGAGCAAATCCCAAAAACCGTGCCTCAGTTCGGATTGCAGGCTGCAACTCGCCTGCATGAAGCCGGAATCGCTAGTAATCGTAGGTCAGCATACTACGGTGAATGTGTTCCTGAGCCTTGTACACACCGCCCGTCAAGCCACGAAAGTTGGGAGGGCCCGAAGTCGCTGAGCGAACAGTTTACTGACGCAGGCGCCGAAGGTCAGCTCGACGATTGGGACTAAGTCGTAACAAGGTAGCCGTAGGGGAACCTGCGGCTGGATCACCTCCTTTCTAAGGATTCTTAGAAATAGGTTTTCACTGGTGACAGTGGGAACCGAATCCGTGGAAGTGATCTCGCGAAGAGAACTCAACAGGGAAGCTTGCTTCCATTTCACCACCAAAAAATCACGAAGACCCGCTTCGGACTGTCGCCAGCCGAAGCGGGTTTTTTCGTGCGCGCTGCGGGAGTTGGGAGTTGGCAGTTGGCAGTTGGCAGTGGGCCAGCGATGGTTGCGGGGCGGGTGGGGAAATAGGACCAAGAGGACCTAGGGGACGCATAGGTCCTATCTGTCCCATTAGTCCTATTTCCAATGCGCGGGGACAGACCCCGAACCGCCTGGCTCAGCGATGGTTGCGGGGCCTGCGATGGTTGCGGGGCGGTGGGGAATGGGACCAAGAGGACCTAGGGGACGCATAGGTCCTATTTGTCCCATTGGTCCGATTTCCAATGCCTGGGGACAGACCCCGGGTGCATGGGGACAGACCCTGGGTGTCGCGGGGACAGACCCCGGGGTCGCGGGGCTTTGGGGGTGTTGTCGGGCTGGCGATCGAGGGGCCACTGGCGCAGAGAGCGTCAGTGGGATTGATCGAGCAGTTGCTGCAAGTAGTTGGCGATCGAGTTGGAGTCGTTGCCTTTTTCCAGTACCAGCGTGTTCTGCAGTCCGGCGGCTGCGTCGTGGATGCGCGGGTCGACGCGGCCGGTGTACAGGCATGCCGGGGGAGGGTCGCTGAATTGCTGAACTTCTTGAAGGAAATCGGTTCCACTCATCCCGGGCAAATTGAAGTCCACGAGCAGGCAGTCGCAGTCCGCCAATTCCTGGTAGCAAAGCGTTTTTTCGGCGGATTCGAAGGCCACACATTGGTGGCCCAGTGCGGTTATAATCGCGCAGAGCGAATCCCGGACGTCCGGGTCATCCTCGACAATAACGACATGGGCTTGTTTATTGACGGGCATTGCAGGTTAGGCGGGGTGGGTTCCGTTCTGTGTCGGCTTGGATCGTGAGCTGATCCGTCGAATCTTTATTGGTGACGTGGACGCCGGATAGTGGACTTTCTTTCCTACCGAATAGTGTACTTGCTGGCAGCGTTGTTTGTCGCCGGCATCGGCGAAGCGCAGCAAGCGGAGTCTTATCGGCCGCGTCAGCCGGATCCATTTGGGGAATCGTGGCGGATTCGGGCGTTCCCCCAGCTCAAGGGCAGGGAGCTCAGGTCGATCGGAGAGGATGCTCGCGGTGCGATCTGGTTTGGCGTGGCCGACGGGGCGGTATGTTACGACGGGCTTCGCTGGGATGAGTTTGGGGCGTCCCGCAATCTGCCGGGGGCGGCGATCGCGTTCGCTCAGGTGGGGAGCCAGTTTTTTGCCGCCACGTGGTCTTCGATTCATGTGCTTGACCAGGGCCGATTCCGGCAAGTCTTTCCCTTGGACGATGGAGATCGGTGGGTGGTGGAAGGCCTTGCCGCCGGAGCCGATGGTGTTCTCTGGGTCTGCACCGACAAGGGCGCGTTGCGGTTGCGCGGGTCGCCGTCGGGCAGGCAAGGCGATTCATGGCAAGACATGCAGCTGTTCACGACGACTGAGATCGCGGGTGTTCTGCAGGACGAGCCGATTTCCGCTGGGACCCAAGTTCAGGCGGTCGCGGCAGCCGACACGGTCAGGTGGAACACCGGGGTGGGGGTGTGTCTGTACGGTCAGGGCCTCGATGAAAATACCGTCATCGCGGTTGCCGAAAATGGGCCCGCGGCCAAGCAGGGCGTTCGCGTGGGTGACCGAATCGTGGGGGTCGATGGCGAGGCCCGCCGCACGGTGTTTCAACGGGAGCTAGAAGACGACCCCGGGTCGCGGATTCGAATCAGCGTGCTGCCCCAAGACAGTGACGACGTTCTGGATTTGGAGTTGGTGTGTGAATCGATCGAGGGTCGGTATCAGAGGTTTCGGCCGATCCAGATTGCCGACGACGGTCGCGGAACGGTTTGGTTTGCGACGCGATTGGGCAGGATCCTCTCGCTGGAACGCAATCAAGATGGCACACAGAAATGGACTCACCACACGCGTGAGCACGAGCTTCCCGTCAT
Encoded here:
- a CDS encoding metallophosphoesterase; amino-acid sequence: MYGFAAWLIFAMALVGHGGLHIAIYNRVNCLGWPRKTIKRIVKFFLLTTLAIPAAILFFQFDSIEAILFRGGSWSLLGPVTTTYGVICLATWIVFGVPWLLWRPIFRLEWVEAPRKVKVVDVSQAVEHPLPLTRKARWESRLPFNQILDLAVEEVDLPVVGLPAALDGYRIAHLSDIHLTGEIHASYIRFAIEQATRFRPDLIALTGDIIDTQPCIDWLVEIFSPAEAVDGCFFILGNHDTRVVDSWETRNAMDRAGWIDLGSQTMRRNLRGVTCRVIGNEYPWFERPTLEPCDAQFRLLLSHSPDQFTWARRNGIELMLAGHTHGGQGRLPLAGPILSPSYHGSRYASGDFYRAPTTLHVTRGLGGVHLWRINCRPELSLLTLRSV
- a CDS encoding response regulator, whose amino-acid sequence is MPVNKQAHVVIVEDDPDVRDSLCAIITALGHQCVAFESAEKTLCYQELADCDCLLVDFNLPGMSGTDFLQEVQQFSDPPPACLYTGRVDPRIHDAAAGLQNTLVLEKGNDSNSIANYLQQLLDQSH